One segment of Natronosalvus halobius DNA contains the following:
- a CDS encoding aldehyde dehydrogenase family protein yields the protein MVDTYLNFVDGTWTEASTSETFENTNPADVTDTVGVFQRSGAADAERAVAAANAAKDEWAATPGPERGRILRETSNRLADRKDEATTALVREEGKTEPEAAGEVQRAIDIFAYYGEKAADIGGTVKSSSSQDTRLYTVDEPLGVAALITPWNYPIAIPAWKLAPALAAGNTVVFKPASLAPDVARILVECLQDAGLPDGVVNYVTGPGSEVGSTFATHEDVDAVSFTGSANVGDTVHQQATKDQKRVQLEMGGKNPVVVTSSADVQEAADIAAGGAFGVTGQACTATSRAIVHESLYDEFVEAVVDRAESLTVGDGLDGADVGPHVSESELESTLEYVDVGKREGATLETGGEPLTEGDHGNGYYVEPTVFSDVAPEMRIAQEEIFGPVLGVIPAATYDEAVEIANDVEYGLSASIVTNDLRESNAFVDDVEAGVVKVNQQTTGLELHVPFGGMKASSSETYREQGDAGLDFFTISKTVYVGY from the coding sequence ATGGTCGACACCTATCTGAACTTCGTCGACGGGACATGGACCGAAGCGTCTACCAGCGAAACGTTCGAAAACACGAATCCAGCCGACGTGACCGACACCGTCGGCGTCTTTCAACGATCGGGCGCCGCAGACGCCGAACGAGCGGTAGCCGCGGCCAACGCGGCCAAAGACGAGTGGGCCGCCACGCCGGGCCCCGAGCGCGGGCGCATCCTCCGAGAGACGTCGAACCGCCTCGCAGATCGCAAGGACGAGGCGACGACGGCCCTCGTCAGGGAAGAAGGGAAAACCGAGCCCGAAGCGGCGGGCGAGGTCCAGCGGGCGATCGACATCTTCGCCTACTACGGTGAGAAGGCAGCCGACATCGGCGGCACGGTGAAGTCCTCGAGCAGTCAGGACACCCGCCTGTACACGGTCGACGAACCGCTGGGCGTCGCGGCGTTGATCACGCCCTGGAACTATCCGATCGCGATCCCGGCCTGGAAACTCGCACCGGCATTGGCCGCCGGCAACACCGTCGTCTTCAAACCCGCCTCGCTCGCCCCCGACGTCGCGAGGATCCTCGTCGAGTGTCTCCAGGACGCCGGACTGCCTGACGGCGTCGTCAACTACGTCACCGGCCCCGGGAGCGAGGTCGGGTCGACGTTCGCGACCCACGAGGATGTCGACGCCGTCTCGTTCACCGGCAGCGCAAACGTCGGCGACACGGTGCATCAGCAGGCGACCAAGGACCAGAAGCGTGTCCAGCTCGAGATGGGCGGCAAGAATCCAGTGGTCGTCACCTCCAGTGCCGATGTCCAGGAGGCCGCCGACATCGCCGCGGGCGGCGCGTTCGGGGTAACCGGCCAGGCCTGCACTGCGACCTCGCGGGCGATCGTTCACGAGTCGCTCTACGACGAGTTCGTGGAAGCCGTCGTCGACCGGGCGGAATCGCTGACGGTCGGCGACGGCCTCGACGGGGCGGACGTCGGACCGCACGTGAGCGAGAGCGAACTCGAGAGCACCCTCGAGTACGTCGACGTCGGGAAGAGAGAAGGCGCGACCCTCGAGACGGGCGGAGAGCCCCTCACCGAGGGCGACCACGGGAACGGCTACTACGTCGAGCCGACGGTGTTCTCCGACGTCGCACCCGAGATGCGAATCGCCCAGGAGGAGATTTTCGGCCCCGTTCTCGGCGTTATCCCAGCAGCGACGTACGACGAGGCCGTCGAGATCGCCAACGACGTCGAGTACGGCCTGTCGGCCAGCATCGTCACGAACGATCTCCGCGAGTCGAACGCGTTCGTCGACGACGTCGAGGCGGGCGTCGTCAAGGTGAACCAGCAGACGACGGGGCTGGAACTCCACGTCCCCTTCGGCGGCATGAAAGCGTCCTCGAGCGAAACCTATCGCGAGCAGGGAGACGCCGGTCTCGACTTCTTCACCATCAGCAAGACGGTGTACGTGGGCTATTGA
- a CDS encoding NAD-dependent epimerase/dehydratase family protein, with product MSDGNSISSTVTSEAQLEDLLSEPYPEDVEFAERLEGDVMVLGAGGKMGPTLIRRMLRAIGEAGSDSTVYAASRYSDSSVEEKLQSWGAETIRADLLEEGALDSLPDCENVIYLVGMKFGTTGQEPKTWAINAYLPGRVASRFEDSRITALSTGNVYPPVPVDSGGSVETDETGPVGEYAQSCLGRERVFQHFAKENGTPTCLLRLNYAVELRYGVLLDLAKRVYAEDPVPLEMGHVNVIWQGDANSACFRSLALADSPAEILNVTGPSVLSVRDLAEQFADEFGCEVSFDGEEKETALLNDASRCNERFAVPKMPVDDVVELVASWVEQDGPTLGKPTKFHVRDGEF from the coding sequence ATGAGTGACGGAAATTCGATTTCATCGACGGTAACGAGCGAAGCACAGCTAGAGGACCTCCTCTCCGAACCCTACCCCGAGGACGTCGAATTCGCGGAACGGCTCGAAGGCGACGTCATGGTTCTCGGTGCGGGCGGAAAGATGGGGCCGACGCTCATCAGACGGATGCTCAGAGCGATCGGCGAGGCGGGATCCGATTCGACGGTGTACGCCGCCTCGCGGTACTCCGATTCCTCCGTCGAGGAAAAACTCCAGTCCTGGGGGGCCGAGACGATCCGGGCGGACCTCCTCGAGGAGGGCGCACTCGACTCGCTTCCGGACTGTGAGAACGTCATCTACCTGGTCGGCATGAAGTTCGGAACGACCGGCCAGGAGCCAAAGACCTGGGCGATCAACGCCTACCTTCCTGGACGCGTCGCGAGCCGATTCGAGGATTCGCGGATCACCGCGCTGTCGACCGGGAACGTCTACCCTCCGGTGCCGGTCGACTCCGGCGGCTCGGTCGAAACCGACGAGACGGGGCCGGTGGGCGAGTACGCTCAGTCCTGTCTGGGACGCGAGCGCGTCTTCCAGCACTTCGCGAAGGAGAACGGAACGCCCACGTGTCTATTGCGACTCAATTACGCCGTCGAGTTGCGCTACGGCGTGTTGCTCGACCTCGCGAAGCGAGTGTACGCCGAAGACCCGGTCCCGCTGGAGATGGGCCACGTGAACGTAATCTGGCAGGGCGACGCCAACTCGGCGTGTTTCCGCTCCCTGGCACTGGCCGACTCCCCCGCGGAGATCCTGAACGTCACCGGGCCGTCCGTCCTCTCGGTTCGCGACCTCGCCGAACAGTTCGCCGACGAGTTCGGCTGCGAGGTATCGTTCGACGGCGAGGAGAAGGAGACCGCGCTTCTCAACGACGCGAGTCGGTGCAACGAACGGTTCGCGGTCCCGAAGATGCCGGTCGACGATGTCGTCGAACTCGTCGCTTCGTGGGTCGAACAGGACGGTCCTACCCTCGGAAAACCCACGAAATTCCACGTGAGAGACGGCGAGTTCTGA
- a CDS encoding universal stress protein, whose product MERPLVVTDSSDAVVEVIREAGELAAAADAPLLVLTVVTESEYEKDVDVLGTIDRVERSDFNPDPGEYAEKVARTAINDLLTDLPLETEAVGRYVDGDDDQADAILEVAAANDCDYVFLLGRKRSPTGKALFGDTAQSVILNFDGYVVTKAE is encoded by the coding sequence ATGGAACGACCACTCGTGGTGACGGACTCGAGCGATGCAGTCGTCGAGGTTATCCGTGAGGCTGGCGAACTCGCGGCCGCGGCCGACGCGCCGTTGCTCGTGTTGACCGTCGTGACCGAATCGGAGTACGAGAAGGACGTCGACGTGCTCGGCACGATCGATCGGGTCGAACGCTCGGATTTCAATCCGGACCCCGGAGAATACGCGGAAAAAGTCGCCCGGACCGCGATCAACGACCTCCTCACCGATCTCCCCCTCGAGACGGAAGCGGTCGGGAGGTACGTGGATGGGGACGACGACCAGGCTGACGCGATTCTCGAGGTCGCGGCGGCGAACGACTGCGATTACGTCTTCCTCCTGGGACGTAAACGAAGCCCGACCGGGAAGGCGCTGTTCGGAGATACGGCCCAGTCGGTCATCCTCAACTTCGACGGGTACGTCGTCACGAAGGCGGAGTGA